The Chloroflexota bacterium genomic sequence TGGCATTGGCGGTCGCCGCCCTCATTACCACCAACCTCATCAACTGGCAGCTCCTCATCGTGGCATCGGTGATGCAGGGCATGATCATGGCCCTGATGATGCCCTCCCGGCAGGCCGTCATTCCGGAGTTGGTAGGAGAACAGGGGCTGACCAACGCCGTCGCCCTCAACACCGCGGGCATGAACCTCAACCGGCTGACTGCGCCGGGAATCGCTGGGCTGATGATCGCGGTGATCGGCATCGAGTCCGTCTACTACGTCATGACGGTGTTGTACATCGTCGCGACGGTCTTTGCGTTGTCTCTGCCCATCTCGGGAACGACGTCGCTCGCCGGAATGAATGCCCTCGACAACGTCAAGGACGGCCTCAGGTATATCAAGGACAGCCCGGTGTTGCCGGCGTTGCTGGTGGTGACGCTCATCGCAGTGGTGCTCTCGATGCCCTACATGATGCTGCTGCCCATCTTCACCAAGGACATCATCACGGTGGAAGCGCAGTCGCTGATGTGGATGACCCGGCTGCCGCTGGTCGGCGGGCTCCTTGAATCCGTCCCTGACCTGTTCGCCAAGTCCAGTTTCCGGTTGGGGCTGCTCATGACAGTCTCGGGGATCGGCGCGCTGGCGGGTTCGCTGTTCATCGCGGCGCTGCCGCCGGGCACGCGAGGCGTGATGTTCCTGGCAAGCCTGATGCTGACGGCGATAACGCTGATGGCATTCGCCGTCTCGCCCTGGTATTTCCTGTCCCTCGCGCTGGTGGTCCCGCTGGGCCTCGGGCAAGCGGGCCGCATGGCCCTCAGCAACGCCCTCGTGCAAGCCAACGCAGACGACGCGCACCGCGGCCGGGTAATGAGCGTCTACATGATGGAGTTCGGCGTCACCAACTTCGGCATCTTCCTCATCGCCATCCTGGCGGGGCACATCGGCGTGCAGTGGGCCATCGGCGGCGGCGCGGCGCTGCTGGGATTTATGACGTTGTACTTCTTCCTGAAGACGCCCAACGTCCGGCGGCTGCCCTAGCGGCGGGCCATTTGGCGCGCTAACGAACACTGACAGGAGATTCCCTTGAGACACCTCATCGCTATCCTTGTGTCGGCCGGCATCATCCTGGCGCTGAGCTTCCCGGGCTGCATCGGCGGCGAGTCGGAGTCGGGTGAACACGACGGCGGCGGGTCGGCCGGCGAGCACGGCGAGCACGCAGGGTCAGGCGAGCACGGCGGCAACAGCGAGTCC encodes the following:
- a CDS encoding MFS transporter, which encodes MSAPDDKETVAERDGDPDEDPQSSVAVEGSNSRAPRRGDASMPHYVDHAERGRAALTGRMFASLRNPHFRLFMAAMMGQMGAMNMQMVARSWFMYELTGSATLLGAVSLANGLPMLMLSLYGGVIADRVQKKYVLIAGQVASAALALAVAALITTNLINWQLLIVASVMQGMIMALMMPSRQAVIPELVGEQGLTNAVALNTAGMNLNRLTAPGIAGLMIAVIGIESVYYVMTVLYIVATVFALSLPISGTTSLAGMNALDNVKDGLRYIKDSPVLPALLVVTLIAVVLSMPYMMLLPIFTKDIITVEAQSLMWMTRLPLVGGLLESVPDLFAKSSFRLGLLMTVSGIGALAGSLFIAALPPGTRGVMFLASLMLTAITLMAFAVSPWYFLSLALVVPLGLGQAGRMALSNALVQANADDAHRGRVMSVYMMEFGVTNFGIFLIAILAGHIGVQWAIGGGAALLGFMTLYFFLKTPNVRRLP